From a region of the Pseudoxanthomonas sp. X-1 genome:
- a CDS encoding phosphohydrolase, producing MSIVERAKELAHRAHAGQVDKAGKPYIEHVARVAARVREDRMCANEDCNGRGEVVDWGSVGCGDPSCCSPWRSPCPDCEVAEAAAWLHDVIEDAACDEQSRIGHHVEDNFPVTVVNAVLALTKFEGYPESNYYADIREDEIAMRVKLADIADNSDEARLALLDKQTADRLRKKYRKALRELGVSVP from the coding sequence GAGCAAAGGAGCTGGCGCATCGCGCTCACGCCGGTCAGGTGGACAAGGCTGGCAAGCCATACATCGAGCATGTGGCTCGGGTTGCGGCGCGTGTCCGCGAGGACCGCATGTGCGCCAACGAAGACTGCAACGGCCGTGGAGAGGTCGTGGATTGGGGCAGTGTGGGCTGTGGAGACCCATCATGCTGCTCGCCTTGGAGATCGCCTTGCCCTGACTGCGAGGTGGCTGAGGCCGCCGCGTGGCTGCATGACGTAATTGAGGACGCGGCATGCGATGAGCAGAGCCGGATTGGCCACCACGTCGAGGACAACTTCCCGGTCACTGTGGTCAACGCGGTTCTTGCCTTGACCAAATTCGAAGGCTACCCCGAAAGCAACTACTACGCCGACATCCGAGAAGATGAAATCGCCATGCGAGTGAAGCTTGCCGACATCGCCGACAACAGCGATGAGGCGCGTTTGGCGCTGCTCGACAAGCAGACCGCTGATCGCCTGCGAAAGAAGTACAGGAAGGCGCTAAGGGAGCTGGGAGTTTCCGTGCCATGA
- a CDS encoding DUF968 domain-containing protein yields the protein MIRDLLNLPKLRSEPYLEWVRSLPCCGCGIVGRNHAHHSIADRHGSSKHSDLAAMPLCPACHACLHAGWPDWEDEYGAQWLHVFRTLDRAASMGVLTVDAKAARELS from the coding sequence ATGATCAGAGATCTTTTGAATCTCCCGAAACTCCGCAGCGAGCCCTACCTAGAGTGGGTGCGCTCGCTTCCGTGCTGCGGCTGCGGCATCGTCGGTCGAAATCACGCGCACCACAGCATCGCGGACCGCCATGGCAGCAGCAAGCACAGCGACCTGGCGGCGATGCCGCTGTGCCCTGCGTGTCACGCCTGCTTGCACGCTGGTTGGCCGGATTGGGAGGACGAGTACGGCGCCCAGTGGCTGCACGTCTTCCGCACGCTGGACCGCGCTGCGTCCATGGGCGTGCTGACGGTAGATGCGAAGGCGGCAAGGGAGTTGTCATGA
- a CDS encoding DUF1064 domain-containing protein, producing MNKTEAAYAASLELRKAAGEVAWYRFEGVKLRLADNTFYTPDFAVMLADGRMQMHEVKGFWQDDARAKIKIAAEMYPFDFLAVKATAKRDGGGWAVEHF from the coding sequence ATGAACAAGACTGAGGCGGCCTACGCCGCGAGCCTGGAACTGCGCAAGGCGGCCGGCGAGGTGGCCTGGTATCGCTTCGAGGGCGTCAAGCTGAGACTGGCCGACAACACGTTCTATACCCCCGACTTCGCTGTGATGCTGGCAGACGGCCGCATGCAGATGCACGAGGTCAAGGGGTTCTGGCAAGACGACGCGCGGGCAAAGATCAAGATAGCCGCAGAAATGTACCCGTTCGACTTCCTGGCCGTAAAGGCGACAGCGAAGCGGGACGGGGGTGGCTGGGCAGTGGAGCACTTCTGA
- a CDS encoding PBSX family phage terminase large subunit — translation MAPSLRPQVNLQLPVKLLPILQPKRFKVMHGGRGGAKSHTVAQVLLMMSMQRQLRILCVREVQKSLKESSMQVLKDYIGRLGLESYFEVLKTEIRCLTTGSTFSFSGLKDHTADSIKSWEGADIVWVEEAHSVTARSWNILIPTIRKAGSEVWITFNPDQEDDYVYDRFIKQQDQNAWVCEINWRDNPWFGSEMDEERRTLQAINDDLYQHVWEGRCRSVAGLLFKRPWLKRFDLASQPETLNKYIASDYAGGPDPNNPDSDPDYTEHGCAGLDHNGDLWFVDWWSGQEDPDTWIKAWLAMIRRNKPLAAFEEKGVILRAVDASINKAMREADTYVARMPLASAGNKASRALGFAARAAAGTVWVPNTDWGDRLVNQLCAFNGQDGRRDDMVDVCSLLARGLDDMTDARPAAPPKKDPPKPFTRQWFNEVDRLNSPDPEANARYYR, via the coding sequence GTGGCCCCCTCGCTCCGGCCGCAGGTCAACCTGCAGCTGCCCGTCAAGCTCCTGCCGATCCTCCAGCCCAAGCGCTTCAAGGTCATGCACGGGGGGCGGGGTGGGGCCAAGTCCCACACAGTCGCTCAGGTGCTGCTGATGATGTCGATGCAGCGCCAGTTGCGCATCCTCTGCGTGCGCGAGGTGCAGAAATCCCTGAAAGAGTCGTCCATGCAGGTGCTGAAGGACTACATCGGCCGGCTGGGGCTGGAGTCCTACTTCGAAGTGCTGAAAACGGAGATCCGCTGCCTCACGACAGGATCCACGTTCAGCTTCTCTGGCCTGAAGGACCACACCGCAGACAGCATCAAGTCTTGGGAGGGTGCGGACATCGTCTGGGTCGAGGAGGCGCATAGCGTCACGGCTAGGTCGTGGAACATCCTGATTCCCACAATCCGCAAGGCGGGGTCAGAGGTCTGGATCACCTTCAACCCGGACCAGGAAGACGATTACGTCTACGATCGCTTCATCAAGCAGCAGGACCAGAACGCCTGGGTGTGCGAGATCAACTGGCGTGACAACCCGTGGTTCGGGTCAGAGATGGACGAGGAGCGGCGCACGCTCCAGGCAATCAATGACGACCTCTACCAGCACGTCTGGGAGGGTAGGTGCCGCAGCGTGGCGGGCCTCCTGTTCAAACGCCCGTGGCTGAAGAGGTTTGATCTGGCTAGCCAACCCGAGACGCTGAACAAGTACATCGCCAGCGACTATGCCGGCGGGCCCGACCCAAACAATCCCGACAGCGATCCGGACTACACAGAGCATGGATGCGCAGGGCTGGACCACAACGGCGACCTTTGGTTCGTGGACTGGTGGAGCGGCCAAGAGGATCCGGACACTTGGATCAAGGCGTGGCTGGCGATGATCCGGCGCAACAAGCCCCTGGCCGCCTTCGAGGAAAAGGGCGTCATCCTCCGAGCGGTGGACGCCTCGATTAACAAGGCGATGCGCGAGGCTGACACCTACGTGGCCCGCATGCCATTGGCGAGCGCGGGCAATAAGGCCAGCCGGGCACTTGGCTTCGCTGCCCGAGCCGCAGCCGGCACCGTGTGGGTTCCCAACACCGATTGGGGGGATCGCCTCGTCAACCAGCTCTGTGCCTTCAACGGCCAGGATGGGCGGCGAGACGACATGGTGGACGTGTGCAGCTTGCTGGCGCGCGGTCTGGACGACATGACTGACGCCCGGCCGGCGGCTCCGCCGAAGAAGGATCCACCTAAGCCATTCACCCGCCAGTGGTTCAACGAGGTAGACCGCCTCAACAGCCCAGACCCCGAGGCGAACGCGCGCTATTACCGTTGA